The Methanohalophilus portucalensis DNA window ATAATGAATTTTATCGTGGGGATAGTGTCACGCTGAATATTAATCTTATGAACAAGGGATTGATTACAGGCTTCAGGTCTGAAAAGGATGATGACCCGATAGATGTACTTGATCAGAAACTACAGCAACAGGAAATGTCCTATGAATCACAACGGACAACTGCGATTGGGATTGTGGCAATTCTTACTTCCCCTGACCCAAACGTAGAAGTAAAATCCGGTCCTCAGGAAGCCGGCTCACTGGCTGCCGGTGAGCAGACTACCTCTCCTGTTATGTTTAATGTGGAATTTTCGGACAATGCACCCTCGGGTGATTATCCCCTGATTCTCAGTCTTTATTATGGCTATCAGAAGAATGTCCAGGTTTCCGGTGATAATGAAACAAGTCTTGGTGTCACAAATATGGATGTGGGACTCTGGTATGATGTGGGTTCCCAGAATGTTACTATTCCTGTAAATGTGAAAAAGGAAGCACAATTTGAGGTTACCAATGTTTCCGGGCAGCTGGTAATAGGCGAGGAAGGAATGCTGCATGCTACTTATACCAATACGGGTAATGAACCTGTAAAGGATGCCATTGTTCGTATAAGTGCAGCTAATCCTTTCAGTACTACGGATGATCAGGCATATCTCGGGGACATGGATGCCGGTGAAAGTTCTGTTGCGGTATTTAAGCTTAAAGTAGGAGATACTGCGATTGAAAAACCATATGCCATAAACAGTGAAATCAAGTATGAGGACACAAAAGGCCATGTAAGTGTTTCAGATAATGTGAAAATAAAAACACAGGTATCGGCTTCATCCAACTCCTATGCAGGTGGATGGATGTTACCTGCGGGTTTTGTGATTGCAGCATTGGTTATAGGTGCTATTGTGTTGTATATAAGGCGTAAACCAGGTAAAAAACCAGAAGAGTGATGTTTTTATCACTCCTCTCCTTATTTTTGTACAATCCTGTTTTGACAGCAACATTTTTACGTAATTAGAATTATTAAGTGTTTCACGTTCAATTCATCTTATATCAACTACATTTCTACTTTAGTCCCAAAAGGGAGGGAAATTAAAAATTGAGTCAGCCTTGTGTTAATATTGGCATGGTAGGTCATGTCGATCATGGAAAAACCACTCTTGTACGTTCATTATCCGGTGTATGGACTGATAAGCATAGTGAAGAACTGAAAAGAGGTATCTCTATCCGTCTGGGTTATGCAGATACAACTTTGATGAAATGCCCCACCTGCCCTGAACCACGGTGTTATTCAGTAAAGAACGAATGTCCTCACTGTGGCGCAAAAACAGAAAAGGTCAGGACCATATCCTTTGTAGATTCTCCTGGGCACGAAACACTGATGGCTACGATGCTTTCGGGTGCGGCCATTATGGACGGTGCTATTCTTGTCATTGCTGCTAATGAGGAATGCCCCCAGCCCCAGACAAAGGAACATCTCATGGCTCTTGACATCATTGGTATCAAAAACGTTGTCATAGTACAGAACAAGATTGATCTTGTAAGCAGGAAAGATGTCATAGAGAACTATAAACAGATAAAGGATTTTGTTAAAGGCACCGTTGCAGAGAACGCTCCCATAATCCCTATTTCTGCTCAGCAGGATATCAATATAGATGCACTTATAGATGCAATGGAAAAAGTGATTCCAGCTCCTACCTATAAACTCGATAAGGATGCACGAATGCTCATTGCAAGATCTTTTGATATAAACCGTCCCGGCTTGCCTATTGACCAGATATCAGGTGGTGTTATTGGTGGTACCCTTACGGAGGGCACATTGAAGGCTGGTGATGAGCTGGAAATAAAACCAGGTAGGAAAGTTGAAAGTGAAGGTGCCATCCACTGGGATCCTGTTCATACTAGGGTAACTGGTATCATAGCAGGTACGACTCCCGTCGATGAAGCTACTCCAGGAGGTCTTCTGGCAGTGGGTACAGAGCTTGATC harbors:
- a CDS encoding COG1361 S-layer family protein, with protein sequence MNKRNLMIGIIALGISLMCLIPASSAGFTPQNNALPDNFDFSDNYYTVYGGPDVSANIVGDNEFYRGDSVTLNINLMNKGLITGFRSEKDDDPIDVLDQKLQQQEMSYESQRTTAIGIVAILTSPDPNVEVKSGPQEAGSLAAGEQTTSPVMFNVEFSDNAPSGDYPLILSLYYGYQKNVQVSGDNETSLGVTNMDVGLWYDVGSQNVTIPVNVKKEAQFEVTNVSGQLVIGEEGMLHATYTNTGNEPVKDAIVRISAANPFSTTDDQAYLGDMDAGESSVAVFKLKVGDTAIEKPYAINSEIKYEDTKGHVSVSDNVKIKTQVSASSNSYAGGWMLPAGFVIAALVIGAIVLYIRRKPGKKPEE
- a CDS encoding translation initiation factor IF-2 subunit gamma, which encodes MSQPCVNIGMVGHVDHGKTTLVRSLSGVWTDKHSEELKRGISIRLGYADTTLMKCPTCPEPRCYSVKNECPHCGAKTEKVRTISFVDSPGHETLMATMLSGAAIMDGAILVIAANEECPQPQTKEHLMALDIIGIKNVVIVQNKIDLVSRKDVIENYKQIKDFVKGTVAENAPIIPISAQQDINIDALIDAMEKVIPAPTYKLDKDARMLIARSFDINRPGLPIDQISGGVIGGTLTEGTLKAGDELEIKPGRKVESEGAIHWDPVHTRVTGIIAGTTPVDEATPGGLLAVGTELDPELTKSDSLTGQVAGKPGTLPSTNHSFTLRLKLLDRVVGVDDEGEIGQIKTSEPLMLNAGTATTVGIVTSAREDVAEVNLKRPVCADIGSMVAISRRIGSRWRLIGIGVIED